A stretch of DNA from Micromonospora peucetia:
GGTGGTGAGGTGTTGACGTATGGGGAGTTGGATCGTCGGTCGGGTGTGTTGGCGGCGTATCTGCGGTCGTTGGGTGTGGGTGTTGGTGATGTGGTGTCGTTGGTGTTGGAGCGTGGGTTGTGGTCGTTGGTGGCGACGATGGGTGTGCTGCGGACGGGTGCGGCGTACACGCCGATGGATGTGTCGTGGCCGGTGGAGCGGATGCGGGTGTTGTTGGCCGATCATGGTGCGCGGGTGGTGTTGACGGTTGGTGCGGTGGCGTCTCGGGTTCCTGTTGGGGACGGGGTGTCGGTGGTGGCGTTGGATGATGACTGGTCGGTGGTGCAGGCGTGTGAGCCGGTGGGGTTGCCGGTGGTGGAGGCGTCGGAGCCGGCGTTCGTGATCTACACGTCGGGTTCGACGGGCACGCCGAAGGGCGTGGTGTTGACGCATGAGAAGCTGACGAACTTCCTGTCGTGGATGACCGACGAGTGCGCCATCGGCCCCGACAGTCGCATGCTGCACTCGGCGGCACCGGTCTTCGACGCCGCATTCGGCGAAATCTTCGCCACGCTCACCGGTGGCGGTTGCGTCGTCGTCTGTTCCCGCGACGACCTGCTCGACGCCCGCCGGCTCACCGACCTCGTCAACCGGCACGACGTCACGCACACCTTCGGACCGGCCACCAACATCGCCCCGCTCGACCCAGCCGCCTGCCCCGGCCTACGCTGCATCATCTTCGGCGGTGAGGCCGTCCCACCGCAGCTGGCCCAGCGGTGGTTGACGGCGGGCACCCGGGTGGTGAACGCGTACGGGCCGGCGGAGATCGCGGTGGCGTGTACGTGGTTCGACGCGTCGGCGGGGTGGGCTGGCGCGTACGTGCCGATCGGATGGCCGATGCCGAACCGGCAGATCCGCGTCATCGACCCGAAACTGAACCTGATGCCCGCCGGAGTCCCCGGGGAAATCCTGATCACCGGCTTCGGCGTGGCCGACGGCTACCTCAACCGCCCCGAACTCACCACCCAACGATTCGTCACCGACCCGTACGGCGGCGGAATCGCCTACCGCACCGGCGACCTGGGCCGGTGGAACACCGCCGGGGCACTCGAAATCCTCGGCCGAATGGACCACCAGGTCAAAGTCAACGGCATCCGCATCGAACTCGGCGAAATCGAAACCGTCCTCGCCCAACATCCCGACGTGGAAAGCGCCGTCGTCGTACGCCGCGAAGACCGAGGCGTCGCCCGCCTGGTCGGCTACGTCACCGGCCGCGACGGCCGACCCCCGGCCGTGAGCGAACTACGGGAACACGCCGCGACCGTGCTGCCCTCGTACATGGTCCCGGCCGTGATCATGATCCTCGACCGCTTCCCTCTCGGAAGCACCGGCAAAATCGACCGACAGGCACTCCCCGAACCCGACTCACAACGCCCCGACCTCGACATCGAATACACCGAACCGACAACCGACGAGGAACGCCTCGTCGTGGGGGTGTTCGCCACCGTCCTCGGGCTGGACCGGGTCGGCACCCACGACAGCTTCTTCCATCTCGGCGGCACCTCGTTGCAGTCGGCGGCCGTGGCCACCGGCATCGACGAGGCCGCGGACGCCGTCGTACCCGTCTCGCAGATCCACCGCACCCCCACACCGCACGCGCTGGCCCAGTGGCTGACCACCGCACCCCGCCGTACGGACACCGGCCCGACCGCCGGGCAGACCCGTCAGCGCCCCGGCCCGGTTCCGCTCGCGCAGCAGGTGGCGAAGTGCCTGATGTCGCCGCTGGAGGTCGTCGTCCCGGTCACCTGGTGGATCGAGGGCGAGCTGGACCTCCGTGCGCTGATGGCGGCACTCGGCGACGTGCACCGGCGACACGAGGCACTGCACGCCCGCTACCGGCGGGTCGACCCGCCGGTGGCGCTCGTCGCGCCGAACCCGGGAATGCCCCAGCTACGACTGCTGACCGACGCCACCACCGAACAGGAGGCCCTGGACCAGCTGGCCGAGGCGGTGCAGCAGCCACTGGACTACACCCAGGGCCGCAACTGGCGGGCGGCGTTGATCCGGGACAGGTCGACCGGGCGGGTCCTGTTCGGAGTCGGCGTCCACCACATCGCCTTCGACGGATGGTCGTACACGCTGCTGGTGCGGGACCTGAGCCACGCCTACGCGGCGCGGTTGTCGGGAGCTGCTCCGGTCTGGGCACGGCCCGCGCCGACACTGCGCCAGTCGTACGACGAGTACACCCGCCTGCGGAACGCCGCCGACCTGGAGACGCAGCGGGCCTACTGGCGCGAGGAGCTGCGCGGCCTGCCCCGACAGGGCCAGCCCCAACCCCAGGCGTCGTTGGAACAGGCGCTGGCGTGGGGCCCGAAGGCCGGGCACACTGTCACCGTCGCCCCCGAGGTCGTGCAACGCTGGGACCGGGCCGCCCGGGAACAGCGGTTCAGCCGGTCCAGCTACTTCGTCGCGGCGTTCGCGTCCGCGCTGCGCGCCATCCACCGGCAGGACGACATCGGCCTGCTGATGGTCGTCGCCAAGCGCGGCAGCCGCGTTCTCGACTCCGCCTTCACCACCCGGCTCAACCTCAACTGCGTCCGGGTCCGGTTCGACGGGCCGGAGGACGACAAGCTCGTCCTCCGGATCAACGAGACGATCAGCGACCTCATGCGGGCCCAGGACGTCCCCTTCGCGGAGACCGCCGACGATCCCGCCGCCGGGCTCTCCGGCGAGGTGGTCGCCAGCCTGCCGACCTTCGTGTTCCAGGACAACGTCGTGCTTCCGCTGGAGTTGCCCGGCTGCCGGGCCGAGGAGGTCGTCGACCCGTACGCCCGGGAGGTGCCCAACGGGCTCACGGTCGAGGTGCTGCCCCGCACCGACCATGCCCTACTGCGCGTCACCATCCGCACCGACTACCTGCCGTACAGCTTCGCCGAGGAGCTGAACGGGCACATGCTGCGTTTCCTCGAAGCCGGGCCCGCGACGGGCCCCACCGCTGACTGACCGTCAGCCCCGTCCACACCGAACTGCTCCACATGCCATGGGTGCGCGAGGCCGCGTCCACAGGTTCCTGGTTCCACTGACCGCCGTACCCGTACAGGTGGCGGTCCTGATCGGAGGTTGGCTCATGTCTGTCGGGTTCGTTGGTGGTCAGGCCCAGACCGCGGGTGTCGCCGGGCCCGGTGCCGACTTCGAGGCCCTCGACCTGATGGGTGACCTGCGGCGGCCGCTGGTGTGGCCGGCCCGGGCGGCGTCTCAGATGCGCACGTTGGAGTTGCCCGACCTGGCGGGCCCGGAGCCGGCCGGGTTGGTGGTGCTGGCGGGCCTCGTCGGGGTGCTGGCCCGGTACACCGGCCAGGAGGAGGTGGCGCTGGGCCTGTCCTCGGGTGGATCGGTGGTGCGGGTGGGTGTGGCGGACGATCCGGCGTTCGGTGTGCTGGTGAGCCAGGTGGGTGCGGCGTGGGCCGCGCCGGTGGTGGCTGCGGGCCTGGTGAGTCCGGTGGTGGTGGGCCTGGTGGACGGCCCGGTGGCCGAGGTGGGCCCGGAAGTGGTGGACGTCGACCTGGTGGTGACCGTGGCCTCGGACGGTTCCGGGCTGCGGGTGGACCACGCGGCGGAGGGCTTCTCCGCGGACTGGGTGCGGGGCCTGCTGGACCAGACCGTGACGCTGCTGTCGGCCGGGGTGCGGGAACCCGGGGTCCCGCTGTCAGGGTTGCCGTTGTTGGGCACGGCCGAACGGGATCGGCTGCTCGCGTGGGGCCGGGGCCCGGACCGCCCGGTGCCGGGCGAGCCGCTCCACGAACTGGTGCTGGAGTGGGCACGCCGGACGCCGGACGCGGTCGCGGGCGTCGCCGACGGCGAGGTCGTCACGTACGGAGAACTGGCCCGCCGATCGGAACTGCTGGCCCGCTACCTGCGCTGCGCCGGTGTCGGCGACGGGGACGTGGTGTCACTGGCGCTGGACCGCAGCATGTGGACCCTCGTCGCCACCCTGGCGGTGCTGCGGGCGGGGGCGGCCTACACGCCGATGGACGTGTCGTGGCCGGCGGAGCGGATGCGGATGCTCCTGGCCGACCACGGCGCCCAGGTCGTGCTCACCGTCGGTGAGGTCGCCCCACGCGTCCCCCGGCCCGACGGCGTACGGGTGGTCGCCCTGGACGACGACTGGCCTGCCGTGGAGGCAGCCGAGGCGATCGACCTGCCGGTGGTGGACGCTTCCTGGCCCGCGTTCGTGATCTACACGTCGGGATCGACCGGGACGCCGAAGGGCGTCGTGCTGACCCACGACAAGCTGACGAACTTCGTCACCTGGATGCGCGACGAGTGCGCGGTCGGCCCGGACAGCCGGATGCTGCACAGCTGCGCCCCGGTCTTCGACGTGGCCCTGGGCGAGATCTACACCGCGCTGACCTCCGGCGCCCGCGTCGTGGTCTGCTCGCGGGACGACCTGCTCGACGCCCGCCGGTTGACGGAGCTGATCGCCAAGGAACAGACCACCCACGCTTTCTGCCCACCCACCAACCTCGCCGCCGTCGACCCGGCCGACTGCCCGAGCATGTCCTGCGTGACCCTCGCCGGGGAACCCGTCCCGCCGCGGATGGCCCAACGGTGGATGGCCGCCGGCACCCGCCTGATCAACGCCTACGGCCCTGCCGAGGCATCCGTCGCCTGCACGTGGTTCGACGCCGAGGCCGGCTGGGGTGGCGCGTACGTGCCGATCGGCTGGCCCATGCCCAACCGCCAGATCCGCGTCGTCGACGCCGCACTCAACCTCGTCCCCATGGGTGTCCCCGGCGAAATCCTCATCACTGGCGCGGGGGTCGCCGACAGCTATCTCCATCGGCCCGAACTGACCGCGCAACGATTCGTCACCGACCCGTACGGCGGCGGGATCGCCTACCGCACCGGCGACCTGGGCCGGTGGAACGCCTCCGGGGCGCTGGAGATCCTCGCCCGGATGGACCACCAGGTCAAGGTCAACGGCATCCGCATCGAACTCGGCGAGATCGAGGCCGTCCTCGAACAGCACCCGGACGTCGGCACGGCCGTGGTGGTCCGCCGCGAGGACCGAGGCGTCGCCCGGCTGGTCGGCTACGTGACCGGCCGCGACGGCCGGCCCCCGGCCGTGAGCGAACTACGGGAACACGCCGCGACCGTGCTGCCCTCGTACATGGTCCCGGCCGTCATCATGGTGCTCGACCGGTTCCCCGTCGGCGGCACCGGGAAGATCAACCGGCGGGCGCTGCCGGAACCAGGCTCGCAGCGCCCGGACCTCGGCGTGGCCTACGTCAAAGCCGCGACCGACGAGGAAAGCCTGGTCACCGGCATTTTCGCCACCGTGCTCGGCATCGAACCCATCGGCACCGAGGACAGCTTCTTCGCCCTCGGCGGCACCTCCCTGCAATCCGCCGCCGTCGCCGCAGCCATCGACGAGGCCGCCGACGTCGTCGTACCCGTCTCGCAGATCCACCGCACACCCACCCCGCACGGCCTGGCCCACTGGCTCACCACCGCACCCCGCCGTCCCAGATCCGAACCGGAACCGCCCGTCACCGGACGCCCCACCCCGACCAGGCCCGTCCCGCTGACCCCGCCGGTCGCCAAGTGTCTCGTGCTCCCGTTCGAGCTGGTCTGTCCGACCACCTGGTGGGTCGAGGGCGAGTTGGACCTGCGCGCGCTGATGGCCGCCCTCGGCGACGTGCACCGGCGGCACGAGGCGTTGTACGCCCGCTACCGGCGGGTGGACCCGCCCGTGGCCATCATCCCGCCGAACCCTGGCATGCCCCAGCTCCGGCTGCTCACCGATGCCGCGAGCGAACAGGAAGCGCTCGACCAACTCGCCGAGGCGGTGCAGCAACCGCTGGACTACACCCAGGGCCGCAACTGGCGGGCCGCCCTGATCCGGGAGAAGTCCACGAACCGGGTCCTGTTCGGCATCGGCATCCACCACATCGCCTTCGACGGCTGGTCACACGCCCTCCTCGTCCGCGACCTCAGCCACGCCTACACCGCACGGCTGTCCGGCGAGGCACCGGTGTGGGCGCGACCCGCGCCCACCCTCCGTCAGTCGTACGACGAGTACACCCGGCTCCGCGACGCCGCCAACCTTGACGCGCAGCGGGCCTACTGGCGCGAGCAGTTGCGCGGGCTCGCCCGCCAGGGCGAGGGCCGGCCCCAGGAACTCCTGGAGCAGACCCCGACCTGGGGCCCCAAAACCGGGCACATCGTCGCCGTCTCTGCCGACGTGTTGGACCGTTGGGACCGGGCCGGCCGCGAACAGCGGTTCAGCCGCTCCACCTACTTCGCCGCCGCCTATGCCTCCGCGCTGCGCTCCATCCACCAGCAGGACGACATCGCCCTGCTGATGATCGTCGCGCAGCGCGGCAGCCGGATCCTCGACTCCGCCTTCACCAGCAGGATCAGCTCCAACTGCCTCCGGGTCCGGTTCGACGGGCCGGAGAAGAACCTGATCCGGGCCGTCCAGCAGAGCGTGGACGCACTGATGGCCGCCCAGGACGTCTCGTTCCTGGAGATGACCACCGACCCGGCCCTCGGGATGTCCCGCGAGGCGGTCAACAGCCTGCCCTCCTTCGCCTACCAGGACAACCTCGTCCTCCCGCTGGAGTTGCCCGGCTGCCGGACCGAGGAGGTCGTCGACCCGTACGCCCGGGAGTGGTCGGGCGGCTGTGTCGCCGAGGTGCTGCCCGGTAACGGGGACGCCCTGCTACGCGTCACCATCCGCACCGACCTGGTACCGACCCCGGTCGCCGAGATGCTGGCCACCGGCATGCTGCGCTTTCTGGAAGCCGGGCCCGAGGGCGCCGACCAGGCGCACTGAGACTCCCGCCGGACGCCGCCCCGGCCGGCCAGCGTCACGCCGGCCGGCGCGGTCCGGTCGGCGTCGACCAGGGCACGGCCTGTTGAAGCGCGGTCACCTGCTCCCGGTCAGTTGCGGGGCCAGACGCGGACCGGCACTAGAAGCTACTGACCAGCTTGACGAACGCGTCGTCGATCTTCGCCGGGTCGCGGGCGTCGAACGCCTTGCCCGCGGATGCCTTGGCGATCCGGTCCAGCGTCGCGAAGTCGGACCTCTCGTCAAAGGCGACGCAGAAGATCTTGATCGGCCGGTCCGGATCCAACGCGACATCTTTGAGCAGCCGGGCGAGATTGTTGTCCTTGTTGTACTCGTTTGTGCCGTCGGTCAGGACGACCACCGCGTTGATCCGGGACTGGTCATAGCGATCGAGCATGTGACGGTGTGCCGCCCGTACGGTGGCGTACAGCGCGGTGCCGCCCTCGACGTGGAGATTGTTGATCTCCTTGGTGAGCACCTCCGGCTTGAAGGCCGACAGCCGGACCTCCTCGCTGTACGGCGACTTCGGCCGCTGTCCGGTCTCGGACGAGAACGACCAGAGCGCCACCTGGTCCTCGGAGTTCAAGAGGCCGAAGCCCTTGACGGCGGCCCTGGTCGCCACCTGGAACCTGGTCAGGTCACCGATCTTCGCGTTCATCGAACCGGACGTGTCGACGGCCACGAGAATGTTCGCCTTCTTGCGCAGTGTGCCCCAGCCGGTGAGGATCGCCTTGACCACGGTGGGATCCGGCGGGTCGAAGTAGGTGAGGTCCCCGCCCCCGCCCCCGCCGACGGAGGCGGCCAGTGGGTCGGACGCCTTCCGCTCGTGGTCGCGGAACCCGTGCCGACCGAGGCTCTGCTGCTGCGGCGACTCCTGGAGGAACTTCAGGAAGTCGGCAGCGGCGTCACGTTGCTCCGGGCTGGCCGAGGGAAGCACCACGTACGGGTGGTCCAGGTTGAACGTGCCCTCCTTCGGATATATCGCGACCAGCGGGACCCTCGGCTTCTCGCCCCGGGTCGGGCTCAGCTCCCCTTCGTTGTACTGGTAGACCAACTCCTCCTGCGTCACCACCGCGCTCATGTCCGTCGGGGTCGCCGTGCCGGCGGCGGACAGGTCCGCCTCGGCGCGGTCCTTCAGCAGATCCACGATGTCGTCGCTGTAGTGGGACACGTTGGCCTCGATGCGGCGGACGAACTGGGTCACCGCCGGATTCGCGACGTCGTTCTCGGTCAGGTCGCTGGCCCGGTTGATGGCCGCGTAGTAGCTCGCGATCGTGGCCGCCAGCCCCGAGGTGGACAGGTTCGGGTTGACCTTGCCGAAGGTGAACCGCCCCCACTCGGGGCGTCCGAAGGCGGCCCAGCCCGTGCGCCCGGACGAGCCCAGGATCTCACCCCAGCCGAGTGGGCCCTGCTGTTGGAGCACCTTTCCCTTCGGCTGCGGCATGGCGATGACCAGCGGGCTGTTCGCGATCGACGGGTACTGGCCGGGGGTCTGCGCCGGACGTCCGGCGGCCTCGTCCAGCAACCTCAGCTGCCCGGTCCAGAGGGTCGACGTCGGCAACCACACCTGCGGCCGTGGCAGGCTGGGCTGCTTGGCCGCCCAGTCGCCGGCCAGCGCTTCCGTCGACGCACCGGAGGCGAGGCCATGTACGGTCACCACGGCGCACCGGTCGCCGTACCGCCGATCGCTCTTGTTGTAGCGTTCTGCCAGCTCGCCGAGCAGCACGTCCTTCTCGATCGACGAGCTGACCTCCAGCGGCGTGCACCCGACATCCGCTGCCGGCCGGACGATCAGGTAGGCCGCCGCGATGACCGCGAATCCGGCCACGATGGCTGCGGTGTACGGCAGCCACGGCCGGGCAGTCGGTCGACCTGAAACCATCTGGTCCCTCCAGGGTGTCGGCTGGCGGCGTCGAGATCAGCCACCCGTCCCTGCCCCGGTGGACGACGCCCTGGCCGCCCGCACCCGACCGCCCGACGAACGGCGTCGATGCGACGGACGACAGAGGCATGGTGTCACGCCCCGCCGGCACGAAGGTCACTCGCCTTCGGCGTGTCGTATCGTCTTGCGCCGTCAGAATCGATCCGGATCAGGTCACGCTCAGCGTCGCCGCGAGTTGGATGATCCTGCTCGGGGCCACCGGATACCGGGCGACCTGGGCGACGGCCTCCCGGGCGGCGGGGCGGTGGTGGATCTCGGTGGGTGCGGTGCGCTCCGCCTCGACCAGCGCTCGGCCGGCACTCACCGGATCGTCGGCCTGAAGGTACGCACGAGCCGCGTTGATCAGATGCTCCGCCCGGTGCTCGGCGGGCAACCATCGCCACGCGGGCCGATCGCCCGGTCGGCCGCCAGCCACGCCAGGTCGGCCTCACCGAGCTTGACCAGCAGTGCGGCGGTGACCCGGTAGGCGTCGACCAGCGGAGCCCGCCCCGGACCGGGGTACCGAGCATGGGCGCGCTGCGCGTGGGCGAGAAGGTCCGGCACGAGGGCCGTCAGGCTCGGGTACCGGGCGTGCTGGTAGGTGGTCCAGGCGTGCGCGACCATGCCCGCCACCCGCTCGACCGGCGCCACGACCCTTCCGGCCACCGGCGGGGCCAGGGCGATCTCGTACGTGCTCAACGTCGCCCGGACCTGGTCGACGCCCAGCATCCGGTGGCCGACGTCGGCCGGTTGCAGCTCCCGACCGAGAAGCGCTGGCACCTCGACCCGCAGCACGGTGGCGATCTCCTGAATGATGGACAGCCGGTCGAGGGACCGCACATCGGGTACATCGTGTACCCCACGTACGTGCCGCGACCGGGGGCGGGGAAGAACTGTCACACGGTGGGTTGTGGACGTAGCCTGGGATCTGGCGATGCCGCGTGCCACAGCGTGGCCTAGGGCCTCGTCATGCAGCCTTGAACGGGGAATCCGCGTTCCGTGGGGCGGTGGTGGCCGCCGGGCCGGCCCCGCGGGTGGAAAGGGTCGTACGACGCCGTCGAGCTGAGTCGTCTGCGACATCAGACGGCATCCGGCGCCATTGTGTGGGACCAGACGGCCCTGAATCGTCTGCGACATCAGCTCGACAGGTCCGGCGCGGAGATCCTCCGCCAGCCGGCACCGTGGCGGATCCTGCCGCTCACCGCGAACCCAGATCTCGGTCGGGGCATGCCGGCCGCGCCAGAACAGTGGATCACCCGGTCAACGTTCTCAATCAAACGAACTCGACAGCCAGTATGGCGTCCACCGTTCGGCCATCTGGCGCAAGGTCCACTCGGCTGATCGAATCTGAGACTCAGCTGGGACGAGACGGCCTAAGGAGTTCAACGCATGGCAACAGATGCCCACGACAGACCGGTTCCAGAAGCAGGCGTACGTGGGCAGCAGGTCCTCGACCTCCTGCATAAGGCAATCGACATCCAAGGCCCACTGGTGCGCAAGAACATCGCCAGGGCCCGTCAGCGGAACCCAGAAGCGACACCAGCAGAGGTAATCCGCAATCTGGAGCGGATGTACGTCAGCGCCTTGACCGGGACGGGTGCTGCAGTTGGCGGAGCTGCAGCAGCGCCCGGCGTCGGCACGGGCGTCGCACTGGCACTGTCGGCCGGCGAGGCCTTCTCATCTCTTGAGCTGAGCGCCCTCTTCGCGCTCTCGATCGCCGAAGTCCACGGAGTCCCCATCGACGAGATCGAGCGCCGCCGAACGATCGTGCTGGGAATCATGCTCGGCGGCTCCGGCTCCGCCACCATTACTAAGGTCGCCGAGCGTACGGGGCAACACTGGGCACGTCAGGTTGTCGCCAAGGTGCCTGGCGAGACGTTGAAGCAAATCAACAAGATCTTGGGGAGACACTTCATCACGAAGTACGGGACCAAGCAGGGAATCATCGTTCTCGGTCGGGTGGCACCGTTCGGTATCGGCGCTGTGATTGGTGGTGGCGCCAACGCTGCCCTCGCCACTCTGGCTGTGCGGGCCGGTCGTCGCGCATTTGGCCCACCCCCGACGTCGTGGCCATAGCTGACTCGCAGCACACTCCAGTCAGGACAGATGGGGCGCGGACGCCGGTGGGGACAGCGGCTCAAGCAGTTGCGGCGGCGGCTGAAAAGTGTCGGTGCCCGGCACTACGGTGACCCGATGACCGATGTATCCGTCGCGCCCGTGGTCCGCAGCCGCCCTCCAGAGGACGGCGGCGAGCGCGAGATCCTGTCCGGCCTGCTCGACTTCCTGCGTGCCTCGGTCGTGAACAAGGTCGCCGGGCTCACCGACGAGCAGGCGTTCGGCCGGCCGGTGCCCGCGTCCGGGCTCACCCCCGCGGGGCTGGTCAAGCACCTGACCGGGGTGGAACGGTACTGGTTCAGCATCGACTTCGCCGGCCACGATCTGCCCCCGCCGTGGACCGACGACCAGCCCGGCGCGTTCGCTCTCGTCCCCGAGGACTCGCTGGCTGAGATCGTCGAGGCGTACCTGGCTGAGTGCGCGCGGTCCGCCGCGGTCGTTGTGGGCGCGACGCTCGACGACCGCGCCCGGGCCGCCGACGTTTCCTTCACACTGCGGTACGCGCTGGCGCACATGGTCCAGGAGACCGCGCGTCACTGCGGCCACCTCGATCTGCTGCGCGAGAGCATCGACGGGCAGGCCGGCGAATAGTCGGGCTCCCCGGTGCGGGTCAGTGGACGAGGGCCGCCGGGCAGTGCGCGAGCAGCTCGGTCGGGGCGTGGATGACCAGGTCCGGGCCGGCTGCGAGCAGCGCGGCGACGTCCCCGCCGTGCCAGGTGGTGGCGACCGAGGTCGCTCCGGCGTCCCGGCCGCTGAGCAGGTCGATCACCGCGTCGCCGACCATCATGGCCTCGTGCGGCGGCACGTCGAGGTGGCCCAGCGCCTGGAGCACGATGTCCGGGGCGGGCTTGGGGCGGGCCACCTCGTCGGAGCCGATCACCTGGTCGAAGAGGTAGAGCACGCCGAGCTGGTCGAGCAGCGAACGGGCCCGGGGGCCGGCCTTGCCGGTGGCAACCGCCATCCGGATGCCGCGCGCGTGCAGGGCCTCCAGGGTCTCGCGTACGCCGGGGAAGAGCGGCACCAGGTGCGCCATCCGGTAGCTCTCCCGGACGAAGGGCTCCTCCATCGCCAGCGGCAGGCCCATCAGCCGCATGATGTCCGGGAAGTACCGGCCCATGTGCCGGTTGTACTCCTCGAACGGCGCCGGACCGTCGCCCACCACCTCGGCGTACGCGATGCTGAACGCCTCCCGCATGACGGCGGAGCTGTCGACGATGACGCCGTCGAGGTCGAACACGACCGCGCGGATCGGACCACGGGCCGGCGACTGCGGGGTCACCTCGACGGTGGCTGGTGGATGGCTCATGGCTGCTCCCGGAAGCGAGTGAGGTCGACGGTGGTTCTCACCGGTCGCGATGGCCCGCCAGCACGTGCTGCCGCTCCGGCTCGGTGGGCCGGGCGGACTGGTAGATCCGTTCGATGATGTCGATGGTCCGGCGCGTCTCGGCGACGGCCGCGCCCCGGCGTGTCGGGTCGGCGAGCAGCCCGGGGAGGGCGTCGAGTTGGCGGTCGTACTCGACGCCGATCGGCTCCTCGGGCAGCGGCAGCCGGACGGTCTCGCCGTCGCGGGTGCGGGTCAGCACCGGCGTCGGCTCCCGGTTGGGGCTGAACCCGAACGTGCAGCGCAGCGTCGCCGACCCGGTGGCGCCGTGCACGGTGATGGTGGTGCGGTCCAGCGACTCGTGCGAGGCCCAGCAGGCGTGCAGGGCGACCGACGCCCCGTCGGCGGTGAGCAGGAAACCCCGGGCGGTGTCCTCGACGTCCCCGCGGGCGCGGCCACCGGTGCCGGCATCGCTGCGCCAGGCGGCGTGCGCGGCGCTGTCGTTGACGAAGTCGTCGGAGACGCTGCCGATGGCGTGGGTGACCCGGGTCGGGCCGAGCATCGGCAGCACCGTGTCGAGCAGGTGCCAGCCGAGGTCCACCAGCGCACCCCCGCCGGAGAGGTCGCGGCGGGTGAACCAGCCGCCCGCGTCGGGCACGCCCCGGGCGCGGACCCAGGCCACGTCGACGTGCCGGATCGGGCCCAGCTCGTCGGCCGCCTCGGCCAGCGCCCGGATGTCGGCGCGCCACCGGGCGGCACTGCCGGCCAGCAGCAACGACCTGCCGTCACGTTCCGCGTCGGCGAGCACCTCCGCCTCGGCGGAGGTGAGGCAGACCGGCTTCTCCAGGAACACCGGCACACCCCGGCGCAGCAGCCGGGCGGCGACGGTCGCGTGCAGGTGGTTGGGGACGGCCACCACCACCAGGTCGACCGCGCCGACGGGCAGGTCGTCGACGTCGGCGTACGCGAAGGGCACCGCGTGGGTGTCGCGGGCGGCGTCCCGGACGGCCGGTTGCGGGTCGACCAGGGCGGTCACCTCGAAGCCCGGATGCGCGGCGAGCCGGGGCAGCCAGATCTCGCGCCCGGCCCACCCGAGGCCGGCCACCGCGACCCGTACCGGCCGGTCGGGCGCGGCGGCCGGGGGCAGGGCCGTCATCCGGCGAGGATGTCGGCCAGCACGGCGGCGATGTCGTGCATCTGCTG
This window harbors:
- a CDS encoding vWA domain-containing protein; its protein translation is MVSGRPTARPWLPYTAAIVAGFAVIAAAYLIVRPAADVGCTPLEVSSSIEKDVLLGELAERYNKSDRRYGDRCAVVTVHGLASGASTEALAGDWAAKQPSLPRPQVWLPTSTLWTGQLRLLDEAAGRPAQTPGQYPSIANSPLVIAMPQPKGKVLQQQGPLGWGEILGSSGRTGWAAFGRPEWGRFTFGKVNPNLSTSGLAATIASYYAAINRASDLTENDVANPAVTQFVRRIEANVSHYSDDIVDLLKDRAEADLSAAGTATPTDMSAVVTQEELVYQYNEGELSPTRGEKPRVPLVAIYPKEGTFNLDHPYVVLPSASPEQRDAAADFLKFLQESPQQQSLGRHGFRDHERKASDPLAASVGGGGGGDLTYFDPPDPTVVKAILTGWGTLRKKANILVAVDTSGSMNAKIGDLTRFQVATRAAVKGFGLLNSEDQVALWSFSSETGQRPKSPYSEEVRLSAFKPEVLTKEINNLHVEGGTALYATVRAAHRHMLDRYDQSRINAVVVLTDGTNEYNKDNNLARLLKDVALDPDRPIKIFCVAFDERSDFATLDRIAKASAGKAFDARDPAKIDDAFVKLVSSF
- a CDS encoding DinB family protein; the encoded protein is MTDVSVAPVVRSRPPEDGGEREILSGLLDFLRASVVNKVAGLTDEQAFGRPVPASGLTPAGLVKHLTGVERYWFSIDFAGHDLPPPWTDDQPGAFALVPEDSLAEIVEAYLAECARSAAVVVGATLDDRARAADVSFTLRYALAHMVQETARHCGHLDLLRESIDGQAGE
- a CDS encoding HAD-IA family hydrolase, whose product is MSHPPATVEVTPQSPARGPIRAVVFDLDGVIVDSSAVMREAFSIAYAEVVGDGPAPFEEYNRHMGRYFPDIMRLMGLPLAMEEPFVRESYRMAHLVPLFPGVRETLEALHARGIRMAVATGKAGPRARSLLDQLGVLYLFDQVIGSDEVARPKPAPDIVLQALGHLDVPPHEAMMVGDAVIDLLSGRDAGATSVATTWHGGDVAALLAAGPDLVIHAPTELLAHCPAALVH
- a CDS encoding Gfo/Idh/MocA family protein, translated to MTALPPAAAPDRPVRVAVAGLGWAGREIWLPRLAAHPGFEVTALVDPQPAVRDAARDTHAVPFAYADVDDLPVGAVDLVVVAVPNHLHATVAARLLRRGVPVFLEKPVCLTSAEAEVLADAERDGRSLLLAGSAARWRADIRALAEAADELGPIRHVDVAWVRARGVPDAGGWFTRRDLSGGGALVDLGWHLLDTVLPMLGPTRVTHAIGSVSDDFVNDSAAHAAWRSDAGTGGRARGDVEDTARGFLLTADGASVALHACWASHESLDRTTITVHGATGSATLRCTFGFSPNREPTPVLTRTRDGETVRLPLPEEPIGVEYDRQLDALPGLLADPTRRGAAVAETRRTIDIIERIYQSARPTEPERQHVLAGHRDR